ttaaagtttaaaataaaataaagaaaaacaacatcatttatacattttttatattataatactttaatgttaaaaaagtcTTTATTCAAATACTATGGCACTTTCTAGCTTACAAAACAACATCATTTCCATCTTAACTAATTTTACGAATAAAAAACAGGATGATAGATTATAGAATCATCTCCATGAAATCTTATGTCCACATCTCTAGGTGTAAAAGTTTGTGAAAAAAACCTGGTTCTTCTGTGGTTATTTCAGCGACCTTTCCTTTAGTATCATTTTCTTCACTAGATTCCTTGGGGTGTTCGGTACTTTTTTCACTTGAATCTTCTTCCGAACTTTGTGATGGTTGTTCTGTGGACTTAATATCATTCAATTCGGTAGTCGAAATAATTTCTGCTTCAGTTGTGGTACCTTCTTCAGAAACTGTTGTTGAAATAttgtcttcttcttcctttgATTTAGGTTGTTCTgtgtttatttcaattttgtttgtagtGTTTGTAGTATTTTCTCCTTCTTCACTCTTTTTGGCAACAGTTGTTGAATTTTTCTCTGGAATTGGTAAATCGGTAGAAACATCAAGACTTCTAGACTGTTTAGAGTCCAattcatcatttgttttaattgctTCTAATGGAATTTCTGTACTTATCTCACTTTTGATTGTACTTGATTCACGATCTTcagtattcaaaaaaattggtaattCAGTAGTTTTATCTTCATCATTCAACAATGCTTCAGTTGTTGTTTCTGAGACTTCATCAAGTTTTGTGCTTTCTTCTAAATCAGAAACAGTTGATACTTCAACGTCTATTTCTGAAATTTCTGTAGTGATTTCGTGATCTTCTTTGTTAATTGAAGCAGTCGATATGTCTTCATTTGAGTTGTTGTTCGAAACATCTTTAGAAATTTCTATTGGATACTTAGAAACATTTGATGTCTCACCGTCAGTCttaatttcgtttatttctgGAATTTCTGTTCTAGATTCTTGATCTTCATTTGCTTGTTGTTCAGTCAATGGGTCTTGTTCAAGAGTCTTTCCTAAGTcttcatcatttttattaaaaactggtGAAATGTGTTCTGAAATAGCTCCAGTTTTATGTTCAAGATATCTTGATACATCATCTTCAGTCTTAATCTCATTGAATTCTGGTGTTTTTGCTTCAAATTCCTGACCTTCAATATTAAGAGAAGCCGATTGTTCAGTAGAAGTGACGACGTCTTCATTTAAAAGAGCTTCAGTTGTTGTTTCTGAAATTTCATCAATTGACACTTCTGTGCTAACTTCTAAGTTTGGAATAATATCACCAATTGGAACAATAGGTTCTCCATTTGTTATTTCTTTAATATCTTCTTCACCTTCAGATAATATTTCTGAGGAAGATGAAGAATGTAAGTTTCTTCCAATTGATTCTTCTTCTAATTTCGGTAGCTCAGAAGATATTTCAAGATTATCGGCTTCAGTGATTGCTTCAGTTGAAGATTGTTCTGTAATAGGCTCTGTTGTAACATCAATACTAGAAACAGGAAGTGTTGAAGATTCTACTTCATTGCTAACTTTTTCGGAACTGTTTTCAGAAATTGGTGAACTGGCTGGTAGATCTGAATTTAGTTGAACTGATAACTCTTCATCGTTTTTCTTCTCCAATATTTCTTCGTTATCTTCCTGCTTCAGAATTTCTGAATCAGTTGCAATATCAATACTAGAAGGTGGAAGTGTTGAAGATTCAACTTGATCATTTACTTTTTCGAAGCTGTCTTCAGAAATTGGAGAAATTGGTGAACTTTCTGAACTGGTCGGTAGGTCTGAATTTTGTTGAACTGATAATTCTTCATCGTTTTTCTTCTCCAATATTTCTTCATTATCTTCCTGTTTCAGAATTTCTGACTCAGTTGTTGAAATAGAGTCTTCTTTGACAATATCAGATCCTAGATTCAAATTGTTTAACTGCTCTTCTTCCAGATCTTTTtcaatttctattaaattttcttcaacGGTCTTTGTCCTACCTTGAATATCTTCAGTTACCGATGGAGGTATTTCTTCACCATTTTTCTCTTCCAATATTTCTCCTTGATGATTCAGAATTTCTTCATCGTTTTTCTTCTCCAATATTTCTTCTTCTTGCTGCAAAATTTCTTCACCATTTTTCTTCTCCAATGTGTCTTCTTCTTGCTGCAAAATTTCTTCACCATTTTTCTTCTCCAATATTTCATCTTCCTGATTTAGAATTTCTTCACCATTCTTCTGCTCTGATATATCTTCATTATCTTCTTGTTTTAGAATTTCTGACTCAGTAGTTGAAATGGTATCAGATCCTTGATTCAAATTTGTCAACTGATCTTCTTCGTGTTCCTTTTCAATTTCTACTAAATTACCTTCAATTGTTTTTGCCGTCGTTTGAACATCTTCATTAACCAATGGTGGTAGTTTATTTTCACTATCACTAAGTTTATTCAAGGCATATGGGC
This DNA window, taken from Episyrphus balteatus chromosome 2, idEpiBalt1.1, whole genome shotgun sequence, encodes the following:
- the LOC129910373 gene encoding nestin-like — its product is MGSVTVFVALILTVLLGSQAAPVTEFFGPPQTIEGDRNVVYPNPIPVKKVEEMERFHRTYKNGTVEFKMALNNGHVQYQRISTKYVDGDKIQVFEGYISEQYKDGRYGTRYYAADENGYRSSPVIVENNPPKLPSSGPYALNKLSDSENKLPPLVNEDVQTTAKTIEGNLVEIEKEHEEDQLTNLNQGSDTISTTESEILKQEDNEDISEQKNGEEILNQEDEILEKKNGEEILQQEEDTLEKKNGEEILQQEEEILEKKNDEEILNHQGEILEEKNGEEIPPSVTEDIQGRTKTVEENLIEIEKDLEEEQLNNLNLGSDIVKEDSISTTESEILKQEDNEEILEKKNDEELSVQQNSDLPTSSESSPISPISEDSFEKVNDQVESSTLPPSSIDIATDSEILKQEDNEEILEKKNDEELSVQLNSDLPASSPISENSSEKVSNEVESSTLPVSSIDVTTEPITEQSSTEAITEADNLEISSELPKLEEESIGRNLHSSSSSEILSEGEEDIKEITNGEPIVPIGDIIPNLEVSTEVSIDEISETTTEALLNEDVVTSTEQSASLNIEGQEFEAKTPEFNEIKTEDDVSRYLEHKTGAISEHISPVFNKNDEDLGKTLEQDPLTEQQANEDQESRTEIPEINEIKTDGETSNVSKYPIEISKDVSNNNSNEDISTASINKEDHEITTEISEIDVEVSTVSDLEESTKLDEVSETTTEALLNDEDKTTELPIFLNTEDRESSTIKSEISTEIPLEAIKTNDELDSKQSRSLDVSTDLPIPEKNSTTVAKKSEEGENTTNTTNKIEINTEQPKSKEEEDNISTTVSEEGTTTEAEIISTTELNDIKSTEQPSQSSEEDSSEKSTEHPKESSEENDTKGKVAEITTEEPGFFHKLLHLEMWT